ACAAACGATTTTTTGCTGGAGGTGAACTTTACAATGCCGCCATCACCCATAGCCACGTTTTACGGCTGGTGCGTAATGTATTTTTAAAGAGGGCGGTGAAAGCGCCAGAGGTTGCACAGCCAAGCCCCGAAACAGTCCGGCAGGGCGTGCAGTTAGGAAAAATGCTGTTTACCCGCATGAAAACTTGGGCCGATACCCGTAAAATTCCATTTTGGGTGTGCTCAACAGGCTGGTTTGACGAGGTGAACAATCCGGTAGAGCCAATAAAGCCTTTTTGGCCGTTGCTCCTACTTTTTTTCGAGCACACTGGGTGCCCTTCGCCGATTCTTCTCGATACGTTTGGCGGTTTCGAAAACCTCGTCCCTCGTTTTGGGAGGTCCCAGACGGACATCCGAATCCACAAGGTGCAGATTTGATTTCAAAAGCCGTTTGGCCCTTTGTATATTCTATGCTTTCTACGGTTTCAAAATGAGTTGCGTGGCTTACCTTACGCATCATCCGAACCGTTTACCTCCGAACATTCGTATAACAACATGAGTTTTTTTGATTTGCAGGCTGCGAACGCACAAGTGGCCCAAGAAAGCCACTTTGTGGATACCTTATTAGAAAGCGTTCACCGCGTGGTGGTGGGGCAACAATATATGATAGAACGTCTCTTGATCGGGCTGTTGGCTGATGGCCATGTTCTGCTCGAAGGCGTTCCCGGACTTGCGAAAACCCTCACCGTGAGTACCCTTGCAAAAGCCATTGGTACGAAATTTCAGCGGATACAGTTTACGCCAGATTTATTGCCTGCCGACTTGATCGGGACGTTGGTGTATAACCAAAAAGCAGGTGATTTCTTTATCAAACAAGGTCCCATTTTTGCCAATATCGTTCTGGCCGATGAAATCAACCGGACACCCGCCAAAGTGCAATCCGCCCTCTTAGAGGCCATGCAAGAGCGTCAGGTAACCATTGGAGAAACCACTTTTCAATTAGAACAGCCTTTTTTGGTACTGGCCACCCAAAATCCGATTGAACAAGAAGGTACCTATCCGCTTCCTGAAGCACAAGTGGATAGGTTTATGATGAAGATAAAGGTGGGGTATCCTACGCGCACCGAGGAATTGGAAATCATGCGCCGAATGGCCCGAACGGGTGAAAAGGAGCATATCCAACCCGTTGTACATGCCGAACAAATTATGCGTGCCCGTCAGGTGATTAATGGCTTGTATATAGATGAAAAGGTGGAGCAATATATTGTGGATTTGGTGATGGCTACCCGTGAGCCACTGAGGTATCGTCTGCGTGATATAGAGCAATACATAGATTTTGGAGCCTCTCCACGTGCCACCATCAACCTCAACCTTGCTGCGCGTGCCCATGCCTTCCTACGTCACCGGGCTTATGTAACCCCTGAAGACGTGCGTGCCATTGCAATGGACGTATTGCGCCATCGGGTTATAACAGGTTATGAGGCCGAAGCCGAGGAAGTGACGCCGGAAATGGTCATCCAAAAAATATTAGACACCATCGAAGTCCCCTAATGCCCATGATCCGTTCTTCCCGCATCCTGTGCAAATCTTCCATTACAGTCGCTTTTCTTGTCAAGCAACTTCAGGAATTGCGTGGTGGAGGCCTGGAACTCATTACCGTTTCGGGTGCAGGTGCGGCGGAGAATCAAATTTCTCAGCCCATCTCCAACCGCCCTGGTTTGGTATTGACTGGGTTTACGGCGAAGTTCTCCGATCAACGGGTGCAGATTTTGGGTAATACAGAATGTTATTACTTGGAAAGTTTATCACCAGAGGCGCGTAAAAAAGCTTTCCAGACACTCATTTCATTCCCTATACCATGTCTTTTTCTGACAGACAACAACCGTATGCCCGATGATCTGGTGTGGGAGGCGGCTCAGAAAAATATTCCCATCTTCCGGACACCTAAGCCAACAGCAGAATTTGTATCAGTCCTACACGACTTTCTGGCAGATCAATTTGCGGAGCAGCAAACCGTGCATGGTTCCTTAATGGATGTATATGGCATTGGGCTGTTGCTCACTGGCAAAAGTGGTATTGGTAAAAGCGAGGTGGCGCTGGATCTGATTGAGCGGGGGCATCGCTTGGTCGCAGACGACGTGGTGGTGTTGACGCACCGCGAAGGAAATGTACTTATCGGTTCGGGAACCGATTTGGTGCAGCATTTTATGGAAATCCGTGGCTTGGGCTTGATTGATGTACGGGCGATGTTTGGGGTACGGGCTATCCGGTTTCATAAACGGGTGGAAGTGGTAGTGGACTTGCAAGCGTGGGACCCGGAGAAAGAGTACACCCGCCTCGGAATGGTAGATGAACATAAGGCGTTTTTAGGCGTCTCGTTGCCGCTCGTTAAACTGCCCATCATTCCAGGAAAAAACATGACTGTACTGTGTGAGGTCATTGCCATGAACCACCTCTTGCGGTACTATGGCTACGATCCTGCAGTTGTATTTCAGGAGCGCTTGCAAGAACGGATCCGCCAGAAAGGCCCAGATGCTACACGGGGTATTGAGTATTTTGGACATGATTTTGAATAAATACCTTCTGTCTGGCGTTGGTGATGTCCGTAAAAAGAGGGATTCCTTATCGGTATAAAAAATCATTTCTTTAGTCTTATGTTGGCCAAAAATTAAGGAGAACTCAAAATAATCAACTTTCCGGGCATTGAACGTAGTCGAGCCGAGCGAAGCGATACACGAAGTAAATACCCATCTTTACAACGTATTTGAGGGTGATAAATAAATTTTGGGCTTTATTCTAAAAAATGGCCAATATATAGTTAGTATTTTCCTTTAGACGGAATCAAAGTACGTTTGATTGATGACAAAAATGCCAAACACTTCTACCTTCCGATCACGCGGCGGTCAGTGGCTTATTGGCCAAGGCTTGCTCTTTGCACTTTATGGATGGGTTCTCTTTAGGCCATTTCATCGGGCAACGCATGTGTTGGATGCAGGGTGGTTGTTGCCGTTTTTGGGTGTTCTTTTTATGCTTATTGGCATTTTAATGGGCATCTCGGCGTTTTGGACATTGGGCAAAAGCTTAACAGCTTTTCCGGTGCCTTTGGAACAT
The genomic region above belongs to Bacteroidetes Order II. bacterium and contains:
- a CDS encoding MoxR family ATPase; protein product: MSFFDLQAANAQVAQESHFVDTLLESVHRVVVGQQYMIERLLIGLLADGHVLLEGVPGLAKTLTVSTLAKAIGTKFQRIQFTPDLLPADLIGTLVYNQKAGDFFIKQGPIFANIVLADEINRTPAKVQSALLEAMQERQVTIGETTFQLEQPFLVLATQNPIEQEGTYPLPEAQVDRFMMKIKVGYPTRTEELEIMRRMARTGEKEHIQPVVHAEQIMRARQVINGLYIDEKVEQYIVDLVMATREPLRYRLRDIEQYIDFGASPRATINLNLAARAHAFLRHRAYVTPEDVRAIAMDVLRHRVITGYEAEAEEVTPEMVIQKILDTIEVP
- a CDS encoding HPr kinase/phosphorylase: MPMIRSSRILCKSSITVAFLVKQLQELRGGGLELITVSGAGAAENQISQPISNRPGLVLTGFTAKFSDQRVQILGNTECYYLESLSPEARKKAFQTLISFPIPCLFLTDNNRMPDDLVWEAAQKNIPIFRTPKPTAEFVSVLHDFLADQFAEQQTVHGSLMDVYGIGLLLTGKSGIGKSEVALDLIERGHRLVADDVVVLTHREGNVLIGSGTDLVQHFMEIRGLGLIDVRAMFGVRAIRFHKRVEVVVDLQAWDPEKEYTRLGMVDEHKAFLGVSLPLVKLPIIPGKNMTVLCEVIAMNHLLRYYGYDPAVVFQERLQERIRQKGPDATRGIEYFGHDFE
- a CDS encoding isoprenylcysteine carboxylmethyltransferase family protein gives rise to the protein MPNTSTFRSRGGQWLIGQGLLFALYGWVLFRPFHRATHVLDAGWLLPFLGVLFMLIGILMGISAFWTLGKSLTAFPVPLEHGRLVSHGVYTWVRHPIYGSIILSGLGVALWVQNPEAALVVGMLLVFFRMKSASEEVFLEQKYPDYAAYRLKTPHRMIPLLW